From Nitrospirota bacterium, a single genomic window includes:
- a CDS encoding DUF262 domain-containing protein: MKANAVPLLAIFEKKLRLEVPLLQRQYVWNREHQWEPLWEDISRKFSEYLEGRKDGPVHFLGAMVLDQKQTPTTHVEKRQVIDGQQRLTTLQIFLAAFRDFCMAQSCEDLAKESDSFALNTGMMSEPEVERFKVWPTQSDRPQFIDVLTSRSRAVLLNKYPLIYPKYARKPKPRPTMVEAYLFFHDQLSEFFIGTASEPPLAGDSSMSSRLEECFQALKNALQVVVIDLDREDDAQVIFETLNARGEPLLPADLLRNFIFLRAAREGEPQEELYNEYWRKFDDYFWRVPVIQGRLTRPRSDLFMQHFLSSRQTVDIPITHLFVEYKFWIKKEEPFSNIREELETIARQGDDFRRIIEPKKNDPLFPLVTFLDCFDIRTVYPLLLFLLDVKLSASEWNDVSITIESYLLRRAVCNLTTKSYNRIFLTLTRSLRRDGPSPEMVNKFFSTLKGESSEWPTDEAFGAAWQTERAYQTLNKAKNVYILRRLSDSYLSVKTEHISIDSPLSVEHILPQNWIDYWLLPDGSKGLPSQELWISEQGDSKADATRRRNSLIQTFGNLTILTQELNSAVSNSPWTKKKQALLSSSLLPINQQLHAVTTWDEEAIEQRSKDLFKRAVLIWPAPH, translated from the coding sequence ATGAAAGCCAATGCCGTCCCGCTCCTCGCCATTTTCGAAAAGAAACTTCGCCTCGAAGTTCCGCTATTACAGCGACAATACGTCTGGAACCGGGAACATCAATGGGAACCATTATGGGAGGACATCTCTCGTAAATTTTCGGAATACCTCGAAGGCCGAAAGGACGGTCCGGTACATTTCCTGGGTGCTATGGTTCTTGACCAGAAGCAAACGCCGACTACTCACGTCGAGAAACGCCAGGTCATTGATGGCCAACAGCGCCTCACCACATTGCAGATATTTCTTGCGGCCTTTCGTGACTTCTGCATGGCACAAAGCTGTGAGGACTTAGCCAAAGAGTCTGATTCCTTTGCACTGAATACAGGCATGATGAGTGAACCAGAAGTGGAAAGGTTTAAGGTCTGGCCCACACAATCCGACCGTCCTCAATTCATTGATGTCCTCACTTCACGTTCTCGGGCCGTGCTGTTGAATAAATATCCTCTTATTTACCCGAAATATGCCAGGAAACCGAAGCCACGGCCAACAATGGTTGAAGCATATCTCTTTTTTCACGATCAATTGTCTGAGTTCTTTATCGGTACCGCATCAGAACCCCCACTTGCCGGAGACTCTTCTATGTCGTCTCGCTTGGAAGAGTGCTTTCAGGCGCTAAAAAATGCTCTTCAAGTCGTTGTGATCGATTTAGATCGTGAGGATGATGCTCAAGTAATTTTTGAAACATTGAATGCCAGGGGAGAGCCTTTGCTCCCCGCAGATTTGCTTCGAAATTTCATTTTCCTTCGCGCCGCTCGCGAGGGCGAACCTCAGGAGGAGCTCTACAACGAATACTGGCGGAAATTCGACGACTATTTCTGGCGTGTCCCTGTTATACAGGGCCGGCTAACTCGCCCACGGAGCGACCTGTTTATGCAGCATTTCCTATCCAGTCGTCAGACGGTGGATATTCCCATCACACACTTGTTTGTTGAATATAAATTTTGGATCAAAAAAGAGGAACCCTTTTCCAATATTCGCGAGGAGTTGGAAACAATTGCCAGACAGGGTGACGATTTTCGACGGATCATAGAGCCTAAGAAAAATGATCCTCTTTTTCCACTTGTTACATTTCTTGATTGTTTCGACATTCGTACAGTCTACCCATTGCTTCTGTTTCTCCTGGATGTTAAACTTTCGGCATCAGAGTGGAATGATGTCTCGATTACTATCGAATCCTATCTGCTGAGGCGTGCTGTCTGCAACCTAACAACAAAAAGCTATAACCGGATATTTCTTACGCTTACTCGTTCGCTTCGCCGTGACGGGCCATCCCCTGAAATGGTTAACAAATTTTTCTCCACTCTCAAAGGTGAATCTTCTGAGTGGCCTACTGATGAGGCATTCGGCGCAGCTTGGCAAACTGAACGCGCCTATCAAACGCTTAACAAGGCAAAAAATGTCTACATATTGCGTCGTCTCAGCGATTCATACCTGAGTGTTAAGACTGAACATATTAGTATTGATTCACCTCTTAGCGTTGAACATATTCTTCCACAGAATTGGATTGATTATTGGTTACTGCCAGATGGATCGAAAGGTCTCCCTTCACAGGAGTTGTGGATAAGTGAACAAGGTGACTCGAAGGCTGATGCCACACGCCGTCGAAATTCGCTGATACAGACATTCGGTAATCTTACAATCCTCACACAAGAACTCAATTCAGCAGTTTCCAACAGTCCTTGGACTAAAAAGAAGCAGGCACTACTGAGTTCTTCTTTGTTGCCTATCAATCAGCAACTCCATGCAGTTACAACATGGGATGAAGAGGCAATCGAACAACGCTCCAAGGACCTCTTCAAACGTGCAGTCTTAATTTGGCCTGCACCTCATTAG